In one window of Bacteroidales bacterium DNA:
- a CDS encoding T9SS type A sorting domain-containing protein, with product MNRNLLLLPLCIFFVQAFAQPGQLSISRIGQMPDSPSPLQIRDWNSVTLDYDSFIFDLNKTGQYLPLSRLGSPGQFNYPDNTPVFLDSYVGADDHSNQAEAINILPAIIGASLAGVDKSNQNGMNWVAMAKDFYNKKNGQNVYLNNYSTKSGSDWWYDVMPNVYFYQLRNLYPDAAPEFGSQFISIADRWLYCVNQLGGSTTPWAIPDMNYRAFNLATGLPLATGVPEPEAAGSIAWLLYNAYLETGNRKYFEGAQLAMDFLAGFESNPSYELQLPYGTLAVARMNAVEGTSYPLQKMLNWCFDRGELRGWGAIVGTWGGYDVSGLIGEANDNGDDYAFVMNGFQQAAALAPLPKYDKRYARAIAKWLLNVTNASRLFYWNALPQDLQDSYAWASVYDPAACIPHESMKEVWQGKTPFATGDAINGSWAATNLSLYSGSSVGYLAAVVKSTNVPEILQIDLNKTDFYGDNSLTSWLFYNPALNSKQVQVNLPPGKFAVYEAITESVLFSEATGSFQLPIPSGEVRLIRLFTAGLEPQQDQNRLYVGVDVLDYHYQYDFSENLRIKALSTDQSPLIINSLFTAYCEPGNHDPEGQVQFEWFLNEVLVEGQDQSQATLTAPALPGQLVLKCRVSSNGQVAADTLLLEVVEYIPLPPVVNGILAETKYTATGGTNTFTALAEPAPGEDLNYSWTVTEGVLDPSTGSSVTWQAPDVPVVGEITVQVTNQYTLSTSVSTPVLVKDTSLAAQAPLIWYPFDSDTKNAAADRFHATAVGVAKTQDARGAPSLAYRFTTGQDIIYAENDADLNFSGAISLSCWVKCEQLQSERFIISHGSWQQRYKLSITPEGRLRWTVKTSTGISDLDGSSPIELNRYYHVTALYTGYSMELYVDGILDAFKGFSGTILPSTKPLTIGRMDQVETLYALRGSVDEVRIWDKEIPVSQVGQLKNQWATPFGIIENELIAQFYPNPTGEVLYIEFAGKASAENISLYTADGRKVSDYLPGSRDPLMKIKIPQSLTGLYVLRITLDDGRIITRKMIAL from the coding sequence ATGAACCGCAATTTACTGTTACTGCCGCTTTGCATTTTCTTCGTGCAGGCATTTGCCCAACCTGGGCAATTAAGCATTTCCCGGATCGGTCAAATGCCCGATTCACCCTCCCCTCTCCAGATCAGAGACTGGAATTCAGTGACTTTGGACTATGACAGCTTCATCTTCGATCTGAATAAAACCGGACAATACCTTCCGTTGTCGCGGCTTGGATCGCCGGGGCAGTTCAACTATCCCGACAACACTCCTGTCTTTCTTGATTCTTATGTCGGTGCAGATGATCATTCCAACCAGGCAGAAGCCATCAATATTCTGCCGGCCATTATCGGCGCCTCTCTTGCTGGTGTTGATAAAAGCAACCAGAACGGGATGAACTGGGTGGCTATGGCTAAAGATTTCTATAATAAAAAGAACGGTCAGAACGTCTATCTTAACAACTATTCAACGAAATCGGGCAGCGATTGGTGGTATGATGTCATGCCCAACGTTTACTTTTATCAGCTTAGAAACCTATATCCTGATGCGGCGCCCGAATTCGGAAGCCAGTTCATCTCTATTGCCGACCGCTGGCTGTACTGCGTAAACCAGCTGGGAGGAAGCACAACACCGTGGGCGATCCCGGACATGAATTACCGCGCCTTTAACCTGGCCACCGGACTGCCGCTTGCCACGGGGGTACCCGAGCCCGAAGCAGCAGGCAGCATCGCCTGGCTGTTGTACAACGCTTACCTTGAAACGGGAAACAGGAAATATTTCGAAGGCGCCCAGCTGGCCATGGACTTCCTGGCAGGATTTGAATCCAATCCATCCTATGAGCTCCAATTACCTTACGGAACACTTGCAGTAGCCCGGATGAATGCAGTGGAGGGAACGAGTTACCCGTTGCAGAAAATGCTGAATTGGTGCTTTGACCGGGGGGAACTCAGGGGCTGGGGTGCCATCGTGGGTACCTGGGGCGGGTATGATGTGTCGGGACTGATCGGAGAAGCTAACGATAACGGTGATGATTATGCTTTTGTGATGAATGGTTTTCAACAAGCCGCTGCGCTGGCACCGCTTCCCAAGTATGACAAGCGCTATGCACGCGCCATTGCCAAATGGTTGCTGAATGTCACGAATGCCAGCAGGCTTTTCTACTGGAACGCCCTTCCCCAGGATTTACAGGATTCGTATGCCTGGGCTTCAGTCTATGATCCGGCTGCCTGTATCCCTCACGAATCCATGAAAGAAGTATGGCAGGGAAAAACACCCTTTGCCACAGGTGATGCCATCAATGGAAGCTGGGCGGCCACCAATTTGTCCCTCTACAGTGGATCAAGTGTCGGATACCTTGCGGCTGTCGTGAAATCGACCAATGTCCCTGAGATTCTTCAGATCGATCTCAATAAAACAGATTTTTACGGGGATAATTCACTAACTTCCTGGTTATTTTATAATCCTGCTTTAAACAGCAAACAGGTTCAGGTGAACCTTCCCCCGGGAAAATTTGCTGTATACGAAGCAATTACCGAGTCCGTACTGTTTTCCGAAGCCACTGGCTCCTTCCAGTTGCCAATTCCATCAGGAGAAGTAAGGCTGATCAGGTTATTTACGGCCGGGTTGGAGCCCCAGCAGGATCAAAACCGCCTCTATGTTGGAGTAGATGTGCTTGATTATCATTATCAGTATGACTTTTCTGAGAACCTGCGCATCAAAGCACTCTCAACCGATCAAAGCCCACTTATCATCAATTCTTTATTCACTGCCTATTGTGAACCGGGAAACCATGATCCGGAAGGTCAGGTGCAGTTTGAATGGTTCCTGAATGAAGTATTGGTTGAAGGGCAGGACCAGTCACAGGCAACACTTACTGCTCCTGCACTTCCGGGACAACTTGTCCTGAAGTGCAGGGTCAGTTCCAATGGACAGGTGGCAGCAGACACCCTGCTGTTGGAGGTTGTGGAGTACATCCCTCTCCCGCCGGTTGTGAATGGCATTCTGGCAGAAACAAAATATACCGCAACAGGGGGCACCAATACGTTCACAGCGCTGGCCGAACCGGCGCCCGGTGAGGATCTGAATTATTCATGGACAGTTACCGAAGGTGTCCTTGATCCGTCAACAGGCAGTTCAGTCACCTGGCAGGCTCCTGATGTTCCGGTGGTCGGAGAAATTACGGTTCAGGTGACTAACCAGTATACGCTCTCAACCAGCGTTTCAACGCCGGTACTGGTAAAAGACACAAGCCTGGCAGCCCAGGCACCTCTGATCTGGTACCCTTTTGATTCCGATACTAAAAACGCGGCAGCCGATCGCTTCCACGCCACGGCCGTCGGTGTTGCCAAAACCCAGGATGCCAGGGGAGCACCTTCGCTGGCCTATCGCTTTACAACGGGACAGGACATCATTTATGCGGAAAACGACGCAGATCTGAATTTCAGTGGCGCCATCAGCCTGAGCTGCTGGGTTAAGTGTGAGCAGCTTCAATCAGAGCGATTCATCATCTCACACGGCTCCTGGCAGCAGCGCTACAAGCTTTCCATCACACCTGAAGGGCGGTTACGCTGGACCGTTAAAACCAGTACGGGCATTTCGGACCTGGATGGCTCCTCCCCCATCGAGTTGAACCGCTATTACCACGTTACCGCACTCTATACGGGCTATTCCATGGAATTATACGTGGATGGCATTCTGGATGCATTTAAAGGCTTCTCAGGAACGATCCTGCCCTCGACCAAGCCGTTGACCATTGGCCGGATGGATCAGGTAGAAACACTCTATGCATTGCGTGGAAGTGTGGATGAAGTCAGGATCTGGGATAAGGAAATTCCGGTTTCCCAGGTCGGGCAATTAAAAAACCAATGGGCAACGCCTTTCGGGATCATTGAAAATGAACTTATTGCACAGTTCTACCCCAATCCTACCGGCGAGGTTCTCTATATTGAATTTGCCGGAAAGGCCAGCGCCGAAAACATTTCATTGTATACGGCCGATGGCAGGAAAGTATCGGACTACCTTCCCGGATCCCGGGATCCGTTGATGAAGATCAAAATTCCTCAGTCGTTAACCGGCCTGTATGTGCTCAGGATCACCCTGGATGACGGGCGCATCATTACCCGCAAAATGATTGCCTTGTAA
- a CDS encoding metallophosphoesterase, whose translation MRIITIGDLHGSPVWKQIQPEEWDRMVFIGDYVDSGDFTRDEIILNLMEIIDLKKKLPDKIVLLMGNHDLAYFYGGHGRHYCSGFKMSMLSALYSLFTSNRNLFQAASQVGNHLWTHAGVVQRWYDTYIQEQVKPTDENLAYTFNRLFREYFQPLFHVSALRGGLYEDGGIFWAHRAETSDDPMHGYHQIVGHTKTRSGIMVTGDPSGETSVTYVDCLDTNVEFYQLDLRNDYVQRLPCRNI comes from the coding sequence ATGAGAATCATAACCATTGGTGATCTGCACGGTTCGCCGGTTTGGAAACAGATCCAACCGGAGGAGTGGGACCGGATGGTCTTTATCGGAGATTATGTTGATTCAGGGGATTTCACTCGTGATGAGATCATCCTGAATTTGATGGAGATCATTGACCTGAAGAAGAAACTTCCGGACAAGATCGTCCTGTTGATGGGAAACCATGACCTTGCTTATTTTTATGGAGGGCACGGGCGGCATTACTGTTCAGGCTTTAAAATGAGCATGTTATCAGCGCTATATTCCCTATTCACTTCCAATCGTAACCTTTTTCAGGCTGCTTCTCAGGTAGGTAATCACCTGTGGACACATGCCGGGGTTGTGCAGCGGTGGTATGACACGTATATTCAGGAGCAGGTGAAGCCAACGGATGAAAACCTGGCCTATACGTTCAATCGTCTGTTCAGGGAGTATTTTCAGCCGTTATTTCACGTCAGTGCTCTTCGTGGGGGATTGTACGAGGATGGAGGAATTTTCTGGGCGCATCGTGCGGAGACCAGCGATGATCCAATGCACGGGTATCACCAGATCGTGGGGCATACAAAGACACGATCAGGGATAATGGTGACCGGAGATCCATCGGGGGAAACTTCAGTTACGTATGTGGATTGTCTGGATACGAATGTTGAGTTTTATCAACTGGATCTACGTAATGACTACGTACAAAGATTGCCATGCCGTAATATTTAG
- a CDS encoding ATP-binding protein, whose translation MNKSMLNRESIKQILLEQRLAFLNKETGIRRSVIESIESKLHLPHIHVITGIRRCGKSTLLRQVAREFYNDEAFFYINFEDERLINFNPQDFNDFYEVLVELFGVKKTFLIDEVQHVRNFDSFIRRFYDNGFKFFITGSNAGLLKEEISTRLTGRHIDSYLTPFSFKEFLDYHQFSLTAESIHISEKKARIKSLFQEYFVSGGMPEFVRYKDTEILRHIYDDIVTKDIFIRNKVENVILGKELYRFLISNFAQRFSYNSLLKYIPLGSVNTIKRYVHFLEDVYLALLVSKFDYSVKKQFANEKKLYITDNGFIRVLSIKPGADQGWLLENLVRNNLSFAEEVFYYSGKKECDFVLMNNKKVGSAIQVSMTLDRTNKDREIKGLLEAMGYFNLKEGLLLTFDQDGSEDIQGRHIMIKPVWKFLLEGQVGTT comes from the coding sequence ATGAATAAAAGTATGCTTAACAGAGAATCAATCAAGCAAATACTTCTTGAACAGCGGTTAGCGTTTTTAAATAAGGAAACTGGTATCAGGAGATCGGTTATCGAATCCATTGAATCGAAACTTCACTTACCCCACATTCATGTGATCACGGGCATAAGGCGTTGTGGGAAGTCAACATTGCTTCGTCAGGTAGCCAGGGAATTTTACAATGATGAAGCTTTTTTTTACATAAATTTTGAAGATGAACGATTAATAAATTTTAATCCCCAGGATTTTAATGATTTTTATGAAGTGTTAGTCGAGCTGTTTGGTGTCAAAAAGACTTTCCTCATTGACGAAGTTCAGCATGTCAGGAATTTTGATTCCTTCATCAGAAGATTTTATGACAACGGATTTAAATTTTTCATAACCGGTTCGAATGCAGGTCTTTTAAAGGAAGAGATCAGCACCCGTTTGACCGGTCGTCATATTGATTCTTATCTGACTCCCTTTTCTTTCAAGGAATTTCTTGATTATCATCAGTTCTCTTTGACTGCCGAAAGTATACATATAAGTGAGAAAAAGGCTCGTATAAAGAGTCTGTTTCAGGAATATTTTGTCAGTGGTGGCATGCCTGAGTTTGTCAGGTATAAGGATACTGAAATACTAAGACACATTTATGATGATATCGTCACCAAGGATATTTTTATCCGTAACAAAGTGGAGAATGTCATTTTGGGGAAAGAATTGTACCGGTTCCTGATCAGCAACTTTGCGCAGCGGTTCAGTTATAATTCATTATTGAAATATATACCATTGGGAAGTGTTAATACAATCAAAAGATATGTTCATTTTTTAGAAGATGTTTATCTGGCTCTTCTGGTCAGCAAATTTGATTACAGCGTAAAAAAACAATTTGCGAACGAAAAAAAACTATACATCACTGACAATGGATTTATACGTGTTTTGTCGATTAAACCTGGAGCTGATCAGGGGTGGCTGCTTGAGAACCTTGTCAGGAACAATTTGTCATTTGCAGAGGAGGTTTTTTATTATTCTGGCAAGAAAGAATGTGATTTCGTGTTAATGAACAATAAAAAAGTAGGATCAGCAATCCAGGTCAGTATGACGCTGGATCGCACAAACAAGGATCGTGAAATCAAAGGGCTTCTCGAAGCGATGGGATACTTTAACTTAAAAGAAGGCCTGTTGCTGACATTTGATCAGGACGGATCGGAAGACATTCAAGGCAGGCATATTATGATCAAGCCTGTGTGGAAATTTTTACTGGAAGGACAAGTTGGAACTACATGA
- a CDS encoding alpha amylase C-terminal domain-containing protein, with amino-acid sequence MSPQNFRILQIVKDDPWLEPAAADVYARYQRYQERLRHIEKAAGSLSAFADAYQYFGITRDPVRKGWIYREWAPKAHALFLKGDFNNWNPYSHPLAPVGNGVWEIYIDGDVYKRSFVHGSRIKIVVEGGGQVRDRIPAYIRRVVQDDRTKDFSGQVWLPGKFNWENDRFDAATLQELFIYECHVGMAEEREGIGTYNEFTDNVLPRIKNAGYNAIQMMAIQEHPYYGSFGYHVSNFFAPSSRFGTPEDLMNLIKTAHRMGIAVIMDIVHSHTVKNLNEGLNEFDGSDHQYFHPGGRGEHPGWDSKLFDYGKWEVLQFLLSNLKYWMKEFHFDGFRFDGVGSMMYFHHGNDVIDSRDKYFNEGVEWDAVTYLQLANKLIHTINKHAVVIAEDVTGMPGLCKPIPDGGIGFDYRLGMGIPDFWIKYLKEKRDEEWNIHEMWNVLNDRVPGVRTVSYAESHDQALVGDKTLAFWLMDKEMYWHMHKDDPDLVIDRGMALHKMIRLFTIALGGQAYLNFMGNEFGHPEWIDFPREGNNWSYRYARRQWSLVDDPNLKYQFLASFDREMIRIIRENRVLNWEFARELHMDDENRTIVFERNGLVFVFNWHPSNSITDYTFTVPEPGKYRIILNTDNQFFGGHGRIDESVEHFSYFDGIWNVNRLKIYITNRTAVVLKKL; translated from the coding sequence ATGTCACCCCAGAATTTCCGCATCCTGCAAATCGTAAAAGACGATCCCTGGCTGGAACCTGCCGCAGCCGATGTCTATGCCCGATACCAGCGTTATCAGGAACGCCTCCGGCATATCGAAAAGGCGGCTGGCAGCCTTTCTGCTTTCGCCGATGCCTACCAGTATTTCGGGATCACCCGCGATCCGGTCCGAAAGGGATGGATCTACCGGGAATGGGCACCAAAAGCCCACGCGCTGTTCCTGAAAGGGGACTTCAACAACTGGAATCCCTATTCCCACCCCCTGGCACCGGTCGGTAACGGAGTCTGGGAAATTTACATTGACGGAGATGTCTACAAACGTTCTTTTGTGCACGGAAGCCGTATCAAAATCGTTGTGGAAGGCGGCGGTCAAGTGCGCGACCGGATCCCGGCCTATATCCGGAGAGTCGTCCAGGATGACCGGACCAAGGATTTCTCCGGACAGGTATGGCTGCCGGGAAAATTCAACTGGGAAAACGATCGGTTCGACGCAGCTACGCTTCAGGAATTGTTCATTTATGAGTGCCACGTGGGTATGGCAGAGGAACGGGAAGGCATCGGGACATACAATGAATTCACGGACAACGTCCTCCCCCGTATCAAAAATGCCGGCTACAACGCCATCCAAATGATGGCCATCCAGGAACATCCCTACTACGGGTCATTCGGTTATCACGTTTCGAACTTCTTTGCCCCCTCTTCGCGCTTCGGCACACCGGAAGACCTGATGAACCTGATCAAGACCGCTCACCGGATGGGCATTGCTGTGATCATGGACATTGTCCACTCGCATACCGTGAAAAACCTCAACGAGGGGCTCAACGAATTTGACGGTTCTGATCACCAGTATTTCCACCCGGGCGGCCGCGGAGAACATCCGGGATGGGATTCCAAGCTCTTTGACTACGGCAAATGGGAGGTGCTGCAATTTTTGCTCTCAAACCTCAAATACTGGATGAAGGAGTTCCACTTCGACGGATTCCGGTTCGACGGGGTGGGATCTATGATGTACTTCCATCATGGCAACGACGTGATTGACAGCCGCGACAAGTATTTCAACGAAGGCGTGGAATGGGACGCGGTCACCTACCTGCAACTTGCCAACAAACTCATCCATACGATCAACAAACATGCGGTGGTCATCGCTGAGGATGTCACCGGCATGCCGGGGCTCTGCAAACCGATCCCCGACGGCGGTATTGGCTTTGATTACCGGCTGGGCATGGGCATCCCCGATTTCTGGATCAAATACCTGAAAGAGAAACGTGATGAGGAATGGAACATCCATGAGATGTGGAACGTGCTCAATGACCGCGTGCCGGGCGTCAGAACGGTTTCCTATGCTGAATCACACGACCAGGCGCTGGTGGGCGACAAAACGCTGGCCTTCTGGCTGATGGATAAGGAAATGTACTGGCACATGCACAAAGATGACCCGGACCTTGTCATCGACCGGGGAATGGCCCTGCACAAAATGATCCGGCTGTTCACGATTGCGCTTGGCGGGCAGGCTTACCTGAACTTCATGGGAAATGAATTCGGACACCCGGAATGGATCGACTTTCCGAGGGAAGGAAACAACTGGAGCTATCGGTATGCGCGCAGACAATGGTCGCTGGTGGACGACCCGAACCTGAAATACCAGTTCCTGGCCAGCTTCGACAGGGAAATGATCCGGATCATCAGGGAAAACCGTGTCCTGAACTGGGAATTCGCCCGGGAGTTGCATATGGATGACGAAAACAGGACGATCGTCTTTGAACGAAACGGACTGGTCTTTGTCTTCAACTGGCATCCCTCCAATTCAATCACCGATTATACTTTTACGGTTCCCGAACCGGGAAAATACAGGATCATTCTCAACACGGACAACCAGTTCTTCGGAGGGCACGGAAGAATAGACGAAAGCGTGGAGCACTTCTCTTATTTTGACGGGATATGGAACGTAAACCGGCTGAAGATCTACATCACGAACCGGACGGCGGTGGTTTTGAAAAAATTATAG
- a CDS encoding aminotransferase class IV — protein sequence MRDCIGCKLIFNDQVLSKDLFNKTSFMSGIILYEVIAFYNKKYLYLEDHLQRLESSSKLARLPLWIPISEVRARLLNLLEINDIKDGSINLVFNYTNQPNTFVTYVNKPHDPSKEDYLDGIRTELHFDIRTTPNIKFFLQDFRERAGKVIREHDLWEVILVDKNDYITEASRSNVFMIKDREVITAPVELVLPGVTRKHIIEICKELHIPIREKCVTHQELKDMDAVFLTGTTSKVLPVRYVGDWEFNAAHPVLVQIREAYEQAIAKYIGIA from the coding sequence ATGAGGGACTGCATCGGATGTAAACTAATTTTCAATGACCAGGTCCTTTCGAAGGATCTTTTTAACAAGACCTCCTTCATGTCGGGCATTATTTTGTATGAGGTGATTGCATTTTACAATAAAAAATACCTTTACCTGGAGGATCACCTGCAGCGCCTTGAATCTTCTTCAAAGCTTGCCAGGCTCCCGCTCTGGATTCCCATCAGTGAAGTTCGGGCCAGGTTGCTTAATCTGCTGGAGATCAATGATATAAAGGATGGGAGTATCAACCTGGTCTTCAATTATACTAATCAGCCCAACACCTTTGTGACGTATGTCAACAAACCGCATGATCCCTCGAAAGAGGATTATCTGGACGGGATCAGAACGGAGTTGCATTTTGATATACGTACGACTCCGAACATCAAGTTCTTTCTGCAGGATTTCAGGGAGAGAGCAGGGAAGGTCATCCGGGAGCATGACCTCTGGGAGGTCATCCTGGTGGACAAGAACGATTACATCACCGAAGCGAGCCGCTCCAACGTTTTCATGATCAAGGACCGTGAGGTCATTACGGCTCCGGTAGAGCTGGTGTTGCCCGGGGTGACGCGCAAGCACATCATTGAGATCTGCAAAGAACTGCATATTCCAATCCGGGAGAAATGTGTCACGCACCAGGAGCTTAAAGATATGGATGCTGTTTTCCTTACGGGAACCACCTCAAAGGTTTTGCCCGTCAGGTATGTTGGTGATTGGGAATTCAATGCTGCTCATCCTGTCCTTGTGCAGATCAGGGAAGCTTATGAACAGGCCATCGCAAAATATATTGGGATAGCATAA